The Chitinophaga sp. H8 genome contains a region encoding:
- a CDS encoding efflux RND transporter periplasmic adaptor subunit: protein MRNSYIVNIMLGMSIALFGLVACKSKPDKHTHTGQEAGTLYTCPMHPEVVKDKPGKCPICGMNLVSKEDNKELVVDSSISRLTKPVNAQVIAAVPAIMPEGGTRIYSSAVNGVITYDTRQQTSIASRVSGRIEKLLIKYNYQPVRKGQLIMEVYSPDLAAAQRELLFIARNGGDMLDRAKQRLQLLGMASGQIEQVLKTGNIIYRIPVYSNSDGYILEKTAAASALSAMTPAAAPSSGGDGMSGMEGGASAAPAVSAPAAPAATPVLLREGQYVSAGQSLFTIYQAGNLVAEFAFPSQLAANIKRGQKILFYPTDHKEAMQTGNIGLIEPVFRNGQNFMLARIYLARNDFRVGQLVSGSIPIVYAGGWWLPKKAVWRLGSKSLVFKQENGMYVPVEITTGAEAGEVIQVDSTASSWKVAANAAYLVDSESFIKTNHGVK, encoded by the coding sequence ATGAGAAACAGTTATATCGTTAATATCATGCTGGGCATGTCCATTGCCTTATTTGGACTGGTAGCCTGTAAAAGCAAACCCGATAAGCATACACATACCGGTCAGGAAGCAGGGACATTATACACCTGCCCGATGCATCCGGAAGTGGTCAAAGATAAGCCAGGAAAATGCCCTATATGCGGTATGAACCTGGTATCCAAAGAAGATAATAAAGAACTGGTAGTAGATAGTAGTATTTCGAGGTTGACAAAGCCAGTAAATGCGCAGGTCATCGCTGCTGTTCCTGCTATTATGCCCGAAGGAGGTACCCGTATTTATTCCTCTGCAGTGAATGGGGTGATCACCTATGATACCCGTCAGCAAACCAGTATTGCCAGCCGGGTAAGCGGCCGGATTGAAAAACTATTGATCAAGTATAATTACCAGCCGGTGCGGAAAGGGCAGCTAATTATGGAGGTGTATTCACCTGATCTGGCAGCAGCACAACGGGAGTTGCTGTTCATTGCACGAAACGGAGGAGATATGCTTGACCGCGCCAAACAACGTTTGCAGTTGCTGGGCATGGCATCCGGACAGATTGAGCAGGTGTTGAAAACGGGTAATATTATTTACCGGATACCGGTATATAGTAACAGTGATGGGTATATTTTAGAGAAGACTGCGGCAGCTTCAGCGTTATCAGCCATGACGCCTGCTGCTGCACCTTCTTCCGGTGGTGATGGGATGAGTGGTATGGAAGGAGGCGCATCTGCTGCCCCGGCAGTCAGTGCGCCGGCAGCACCTGCTGCTACACCGGTATTGTTACGGGAAGGGCAGTATGTAAGCGCCGGACAATCCCTGTTTACCATCTACCAGGCAGGTAATCTGGTGGCAGAGTTTGCTTTCCCTTCTCAACTGGCGGCCAATATTAAACGCGGGCAGAAAATATTGTTTTATCCTACCGATCATAAGGAGGCGATGCAAACCGGTAACATTGGTTTAATAGAACCTGTTTTCCGAAATGGGCAAAACTTTATGCTGGCACGCATATACCTGGCTCGCAATGATTTCCGGGTAGGGCAGTTGGTAAGTGGCAGCATCCCCATTGTTTACGCAGGAGGATGGTGGCTGCCTAAAAAAGCAGTCTGGCGCTTAGGCAGTAAATCCCTGGTGTTTAAACAGGAAAATGGGATGTACGTGCCGGTGGAAATCACCACCGGAGCTGAGGCCGGGGAGGTGATACAGGTGGATAGTACGGCCAGCAGCTGGAAGGTAGCAGCCAATGCAGCTTATCTGGTAGATAGCGAGAGTTTTATCAAAACAAATCATGGAGTGAAATAA
- a CDS encoding efflux RND transporter periplasmic adaptor subunit: MERKAFIKKVALVSLVPGLFLAACKETAKKGGEAAKEQTYTCPMHPQIVQNHPGTCPICAMDLVPFDKNNKDAALTLGESQIALANITTITVGTGALSNFKQLNGRLVTDPEKTAVISSRVPGRVEVLYIKETGVKVTKGQPLYKIYSEQLATLQQEYLLAAAQVKQFPEDARFRQIAVAARQKLVLYDQSDAQINALLQSQKVNPYVTYPATVSGIVSELSVSEGQYVSEGGAVMRLEGYHQLWVEADVYPAEAAAVKVGQSVKVMVAGYENEPQQMTVQFINPVLQSGSQLMQLRGTIANPDNRWQPGMQAVISLPVKSSGDVLSLPVDAVIRDGKGTHVWIAQAGGKFAPRMVKTGMENFDAVEITEGLEEGDKVVVTGAYLLYSEYILKKGADPMAGMQH; encoded by the coding sequence ATGGAAAGAAAAGCATTCATCAAAAAAGTAGCCCTGGTTTCGCTGGTACCGGGCTTGTTCCTGGCAGCGTGTAAAGAAACAGCTAAAAAAGGGGGGGAGGCAGCGAAGGAACAAACTTATACCTGTCCGATGCATCCGCAGATAGTACAGAATCATCCGGGCACCTGCCCGATCTGTGCCATGGACCTGGTACCATTTGATAAAAACAATAAAGATGCCGCACTGACGCTGGGAGAAAGCCAGATAGCGCTGGCTAATATCACTACTATCACAGTAGGTACCGGTGCGTTGTCCAACTTCAAGCAGCTGAACGGCCGACTGGTAACCGACCCGGAAAAAACAGCCGTTATTTCCAGCAGGGTGCCGGGCAGGGTAGAGGTGCTGTACATTAAAGAAACAGGGGTGAAGGTGACGAAAGGCCAGCCTTTGTACAAGATTTATTCGGAGCAGCTGGCCACGTTGCAACAGGAATACCTGCTGGCAGCAGCACAGGTAAAACAATTCCCGGAAGATGCCCGTTTCCGGCAGATAGCAGTGGCCGCACGTCAGAAACTGGTATTATATGATCAGTCTGACGCACAGATCAACGCGTTGCTGCAATCACAGAAAGTGAATCCCTATGTTACCTACCCCGCTACGGTAAGCGGCATCGTGTCGGAGCTGTCTGTATCAGAAGGGCAATATGTATCTGAAGGGGGGGCGGTCATGCGTTTGGAGGGGTATCATCAGCTGTGGGTAGAGGCCGATGTATATCCTGCAGAAGCTGCTGCGGTGAAGGTGGGGCAATCCGTAAAGGTAATGGTGGCCGGCTATGAAAATGAGCCTCAGCAAATGACGGTACAGTTTATTAATCCAGTATTGCAGAGTGGCAGTCAGCTGATGCAGCTAAGAGGTACAATTGCCAATCCCGACAATCGCTGGCAGCCAGGTATGCAGGCCGTGATATCACTGCCGGTAAAGAGCAGTGGTGATGTATTGAGCCTGCCGGTAGATGCGGTGATCCGGGATGGGAAAGGTACACATGTGTGGATCGCCCAGGCAGGCGGAAAATTTGCCCCCCGTATGGTAAAAACAGGTATGGAAAATTTTGATGCAGTAGAGATTACCGAAGGGTTGGAAGAGGGTGATAAAGTAGTGGTTACCGGTGCCTATCTCCTGTATAGTGAATACATTCTGAAAAAAGGTGCCGATCCGATGGCGGGTATGCAGCATTAA
- a CDS encoding DUF4374 domain-containing protein translates to MTKLKLIWSAMGLVLLMSVLTACEKKPVYPKEEENPADKKYGAMIMLGAWPNTAYYILELASLKEGKADLNGHGVNVTTIVQDQGVIQRGGYYYYHNTQSGRLGKYHISNDRLITDKEVPFSQIASVSSHLWINDETLLLFGVNGDQNQLQYAEVKVDGLQVSGGVIPIPPSPDETYKNLGIGFAEFRDGKIFLGYGHGAEWPGTPLPKVLVAVIDYPSMELSKTLEDSRSKWPGGPTRYTPTSFVDEKNDIYFNTAPDNGSDYDAGSAIYRIKSGSDELDPNYYFDFSSKANGHTIQAMWYIGNGEAIVRARIPSDRNKPDFYYKWDSYFVIVNVNKGEVVKKLDLSTDIGEVFVQAVVVENEKAYIMLNDADKKGYMWEYDPANGKLTKGLEFAEGYDYLLRIDKWK, encoded by the coding sequence ATGACTAAATTGAAACTGATATGGAGCGCAATGGGGCTGGTATTGCTGATGAGTGTGCTGACAGCCTGCGAAAAAAAACCGGTGTACCCAAAGGAAGAAGAAAATCCGGCAGATAAAAAATATGGGGCAATGATCATGTTAGGTGCATGGCCCAATACTGCCTATTATATACTGGAACTGGCCTCCCTCAAAGAAGGTAAGGCCGATCTGAACGGACATGGGGTAAATGTAACCACCATTGTACAGGACCAGGGCGTAATACAGCGGGGTGGTTATTATTATTATCATAACACACAATCCGGCAGGCTTGGAAAATATCATATTTCCAACGACCGGTTGATTACCGATAAAGAAGTGCCCTTCAGCCAGATAGCCAGCGTTTCCTCACACCTGTGGATCAACGATGAAACATTACTGCTGTTTGGTGTAAACGGCGACCAGAACCAACTGCAGTATGCAGAAGTAAAAGTAGATGGATTGCAGGTAAGTGGAGGGGTTATCCCTATTCCTCCCTCTCCGGATGAAACATATAAGAATCTGGGAATAGGATTTGCGGAGTTCCGGGACGGTAAAATATTCCTGGGATATGGCCACGGTGCAGAATGGCCAGGGACTCCCCTGCCCAAAGTGCTGGTAGCTGTCATAGATTACCCCTCTATGGAATTAAGCAAAACATTGGAAGATAGCAGGTCTAAATGGCCGGGAGGTCCTACCCGTTATACACCTACTTCATTCGTTGATGAAAAGAATGATATTTATTTTAATACCGCTCCCGACAACGGTTCTGATTACGATGCCGGCTCTGCCATTTACAGGATAAAAAGCGGTAGCGATGAGCTGGACCCCAATTACTACTTTGATTTTTCCAGTAAAGCTAATGGCCATACGATCCAGGCCATGTGGTATATTGGCAACGGAGAGGCCATTGTTCGCGCAAGAATTCCTTCAGACAGGAATAAGCCGGATTTTTATTACAAATGGGACAGCTACTTCGTCATCGTGAACGTAAACAAAGGAGAAGTAGTGAAAAAACTCGATCTTTCTACCGATATAGGAGAAGTGTTTGTACAGGCAGTAGTGGTAGAAAATGAAAAAGCCTATATCATGCTGAATGATGCAGACAAGAAAGGGTATATGTGGGAGTATGATCCTGCCAATGGCAAGCTTACCAAGGGGCTTGAATTTGCAGAAGGATATGACTACCTGCTGCGTATTGACAAGTGGAAATAG
- a CDS encoding TolC family protein produces the protein MKYITKYIIGMLLLAPVPLLAQEVPVIPLDSILQRIDRNNVLLQSYALKAESYKYNAEAATAWMAPMVGVGTFMTPYPGQKLMDDRDKGSIMLQLEQDIPNPAKLQAKKRYLASQGNVELATRDITVNEFKAQAKRLYFNWLVARQRIAVLQENEKIMVTMKKIEEIRYPYNQSQLSGVYKANAKIEDNRNMIRMQEGTIAKARSWLNSLMNARGNQPFEIDTTYEPVFETASSYDTAALALVRKDVFKMDETIRSMQLNVESMKRDKKPDFKVRFDHMSPLGNMMPKAYSAMGMISIPIAPWSSKMYKSGIKAMQYEVQAMEKERAAMLQETQGMLYGMQYEVQSMQKRIAAMEDKIIPALQQTLDANFLNYQENKLALTNVIDSWEALTMMQSDVLDEKLKLYEMIVDYEKQLYR, from the coding sequence ATGAAGTACATCACTAAATATATTATCGGGATGCTGCTGTTGGCACCGGTGCCATTGCTGGCGCAGGAAGTGCCGGTGATTCCATTGGACAGCATCCTGCAAAGGATTGACAGGAATAATGTTTTGCTGCAATCCTATGCCCTAAAAGCAGAAAGCTATAAATACAATGCGGAGGCTGCTACCGCCTGGATGGCGCCGATGGTAGGGGTAGGAACTTTTATGACGCCTTACCCCGGTCAAAAGCTGATGGATGACAGAGACAAAGGAAGTATCATGCTGCAGCTGGAGCAGGATATCCCTAACCCGGCCAAACTTCAGGCCAAGAAGCGCTACCTCGCTTCCCAGGGCAATGTGGAACTGGCCACCAGAGACATTACCGTCAATGAATTTAAAGCGCAGGCCAAGCGTCTTTATTTTAACTGGCTGGTGGCCAGGCAACGTATTGCTGTGCTGCAGGAGAATGAAAAGATCATGGTGACGATGAAGAAAATTGAAGAGATCAGGTATCCTTATAACCAATCCCAGCTGAGCGGTGTATACAAAGCCAATGCAAAGATTGAAGACAACCGCAACATGATCCGTATGCAGGAAGGTACCATTGCGAAAGCCAGATCGTGGCTCAACAGTTTGATGAATGCGCGGGGTAATCAGCCTTTTGAAATAGATACGACTTATGAGCCTGTGTTTGAAACAGCGTCTTCTTACGACACCGCTGCACTGGCATTGGTGAGAAAGGATGTATTTAAGATGGATGAAACCATCCGGTCTATGCAACTGAATGTGGAAAGTATGAAGCGGGATAAGAAGCCTGATTTTAAAGTGCGCTTTGATCATATGTCGCCATTGGGCAATATGATGCCAAAGGCTTACAGCGCCATGGGTATGATCAGTATCCCTATTGCACCCTGGTCGTCTAAGATGTATAAGTCTGGTATTAAAGCCATGCAGTACGAAGTACAGGCCATGGAAAAGGAAAGGGCTGCTATGCTGCAGGAAACACAGGGGATGCTGTATGGTATGCAGTATGAAGTACAATCCATGCAAAAGCGTATTGCCGCTATGGAAGACAAGATCATCCCTGCACTGCAGCAAACACTGGATGCTAATTTTCTGAACTATCAGGAAAACAAGCTGGCATTAACCAATGTCATTGATTCCTGGGAAGCGCTGACGATGATGCAGTCGGATGTACTGGATGAAAAATTGAAACTCTACGAAATGATAGTGGATTATGAGAAACAGTTATATCGTTAA
- a CDS encoding DUF3347 domain-containing protein, with amino-acid sequence MKKIFQVAVPVLAVVLLAACGDNNTNSGANDSTNQQTHDHAQMEATNGAPAASVQLKDDKLNAVYQHYLHLSTALVNGDVAEAKIASSAIEAGAKEIAGGETLVSAAGKIISATDIEVQRETYSTLSNEFIAMVKKSGLSSGAVYVEFCPMALHDKGGYWLSVSKEIRNPYFGDKMMTCGEVKETIQ; translated from the coding sequence ATGAAAAAAATCTTTCAAGTAGCTGTGCCGGTACTGGCAGTTGTTTTGCTCGCAGCATGTGGCGACAACAATACGAATAGTGGTGCTAATGACAGCACCAACCAGCAAACACATGATCATGCACAGATGGAGGCCACCAATGGCGCCCCCGCAGCAAGTGTGCAATTAAAAGATGATAAGCTGAATGCGGTATACCAGCATTATCTGCATTTATCAACTGCGCTGGTGAATGGAGATGTAGCGGAGGCAAAGATTGCCAGCAGCGCTATAGAAGCAGGGGCTAAGGAAATAGCAGGAGGGGAAACACTGGTAAGTGCTGCAGGCAAAATAATCAGCGCTACAGATATAGAAGTGCAACGCGAAACGTATTCCACGCTGAGCAATGAGTTTATCGCAATGGTTAAAAAATCAGGGCTCAGCAGCGGGGCAGTGTATGTTGAATTCTGTCCGATGGCGTTGCATGACAAAGGTGGTTACTGGCTGAGTGTCAGCAAAGAAATTCGCAATCCTTATTTCGGAGATAAGATGATGACCTGCGGAGAGGTGAAAGAAACGATTCAGTAA
- a CDS encoding DUF3347 domain-containing protein, whose product MKTIIAGALMVATVTFTACNSNTSQEGNAQDSTAMAGHTMTQEAASDDPAVAAIQPQFTHVDAKVAASFKTVVDEYLKIKNGLAADDASATAASGEAMVAAMSKVDLSLMTPEQSALYKENEEDLREHAEHIGKNAGDIGHQREHFAEMSADVLALVKGFGGGQVLYHDHCPMYNDNKGASWLSEVKDVKNPYFGSKMLSCGSVEGVIR is encoded by the coding sequence ATGAAAACAATTATCGCCGGCGCCCTGATGGTAGCCACTGTTACTTTTACTGCCTGCAACAGCAATACTTCCCAGGAAGGGAATGCGCAGGATAGCACTGCTATGGCTGGTCATACAATGACACAGGAAGCAGCATCCGATGACCCTGCTGTAGCAGCGATCCAACCACAGTTTACCCATGTAGATGCAAAAGTAGCTGCGTCTTTTAAAACGGTGGTGGATGAGTACCTGAAAATTAAAAACGGATTGGCGGCTGATGATGCCAGTGCCACTGCTGCCAGCGGTGAAGCGATGGTAGCCGCCATGTCAAAGGTAGACCTGTCTTTAATGACCCCTGAACAAAGTGCCCTGTATAAAGAGAATGAAGAAGACCTGCGGGAACATGCCGAACATATCGGAAAAAATGCGGGGGATATAGGTCACCAGCGGGAACATTTTGCAGAGATGAGTGCCGATGTACTAGCATTGGTAAAAGGATTCGGCGGCGGACAGGTACTATATCATGACCATTGCCCTATGTATAACGATAATAAAGGTGCATCCTGGTTAAGCGAAGTGAAAGACGTGAAGAATCCATACTTCGGGAGCAAAATGCTTTCCTGCGGTTCAGTAGAAGGAGTGATCAGATAG
- a CDS encoding efflux RND transporter permease subunit, with amino-acid sequence MKWLRNIFKKSPEWISEEERLQVIEKSSKQVSRGVFFATIIIITSFLPVFMLTGQEGKLFHPLAFTKTFIMIVDAILVITLAPVLISFFMKGKFRPDNANPVNRILERIYEPIIKTVLKWRKTTIAINILALVITIPLLKSLGSEFMPPLDEQSILFMPVTLPDISNAEAKRILQVQDKIIKSVPEVDKVLGKAGRANTATDNSPISMIETIIMLKPKSQWREGKTKKDIINELDAKLQIPGVVNGWTQPIINRINMLATGIRTDVGVKVYGQNLDTIAAVSERVKKALEGTNGVMDLYVEPVTGGKYLDIDVRRADLARYGLSVDDVNQTVETALGGAPIGNTIEGRQRFSISVRLAQDYRNSVEGIKRIPIMSATAGEVPLSSVADVKFEDGPPMITSENAMLRGAVLFNVRGRDLGSTVKEAIGKMNEAKGILPQGYYLEWSGQYENLIRGQQTLLWIAPVVLVIIFFSLYFAFNSIREAFLSLITVPFALIGGAYMIYFWGVNLSVAVAVGFIALFGIAVETGIVMVIYLNDAMQQLVKQKGNSAATITKEDLRVHVIYGAAKRLRPKLMTVCVSLFGLVPVLWASGVGTDVMQPIVLPMIGGVLTSSTHILLVTPLIFLMSKEYELRKYGKLEIHEVHH; translated from the coding sequence ATGAAATGGCTGAGAAATATATTTAAGAAGTCCCCAGAATGGATCAGTGAAGAAGAGCGGCTGCAGGTGATAGAAAAATCCAGTAAGCAGGTATCACGTGGGGTGTTTTTTGCAACCATCATTATCATCACTTCTTTTTTACCGGTATTTATGCTTACCGGCCAGGAAGGGAAGTTGTTTCACCCGCTGGCATTCACCAAAACATTTATCATGATTGTGGATGCCATCCTGGTGATCACGCTGGCACCGGTGCTGATCTCTTTCTTTATGAAAGGGAAGTTCAGGCCGGACAATGCCAACCCGGTGAACAGGATACTGGAGCGGATTTACGAGCCTATTATTAAAACGGTATTGAAGTGGCGGAAAACAACGATCGCTATCAATATCCTGGCGCTGGTGATTACTATCCCATTGCTGAAAAGCTTGGGAAGTGAATTTATGCCGCCACTGGATGAACAAAGTATTTTGTTTATGCCAGTAACGTTGCCTGATATTTCCAATGCAGAGGCCAAGCGGATCTTACAGGTGCAGGACAAGATCATTAAATCTGTTCCTGAAGTAGATAAGGTGCTGGGCAAGGCTGGTCGTGCCAATACCGCTACAGATAACTCGCCCATCAGTATGATTGAAACAATTATTATGCTGAAACCTAAATCCCAATGGCGGGAAGGGAAAACCAAGAAAGATATCATTAATGAACTGGATGCCAAGCTGCAGATACCTGGTGTGGTAAATGGCTGGACACAGCCTATCATCAACCGTATTAACATGCTGGCTACCGGTATTCGTACAGACGTAGGTGTAAAAGTATACGGACAGAACCTGGATACCATTGCTGCCGTATCTGAGCGGGTGAAGAAGGCGCTGGAGGGAACCAACGGTGTGATGGACCTGTATGTAGAGCCTGTAACTGGTGGCAAGTACCTGGATATTGATGTGCGCAGGGCTGATCTGGCCCGTTATGGCCTTAGCGTGGACGATGTGAACCAAACGGTGGAAACTGCATTGGGTGGTGCGCCTATCGGCAATACCATTGAAGGACGGCAACGGTTCTCTATCAGTGTGCGGCTGGCACAGGACTATCGCAATAGTGTGGAAGGGATTAAACGTATCCCTATCATGTCGGCTACTGCTGGTGAGGTGCCTTTGTCCTCCGTCGCAGATGTGAAATTTGAGGATGGTCCGCCGATGATCACTTCTGAAAATGCGATGCTGCGGGGCGCGGTGTTGTTTAATGTGCGGGGGCGTGACCTGGGCAGTACCGTAAAAGAAGCGATCGGTAAGATGAACGAAGCAAAAGGGATTCTGCCACAGGGGTATTACCTGGAGTGGAGCGGACAATATGAAAACCTGATACGTGGACAGCAAACGCTGTTATGGATTGCACCGGTGGTGCTGGTCATCATTTTCTTCTCTCTGTATTTCGCATTTAACTCCATCCGGGAAGCATTTCTAAGCCTGATCACGGTGCCTTTTGCACTGATAGGGGGAGCTTACATGATCTACTTCTGGGGAGTGAACCTGTCTGTTGCGGTGGCAGTAGGCTTTATCGCCTTGTTTGGGATAGCGGTGGAAACAGGTATTGTGATGGTGATTTATCTCAATGATGCTATGCAGCAGCTGGTAAAACAAAAAGGCAATTCGGCGGCCACGATTACCAAGGAAGATCTGCGGGTGCATGTGATCTATGGCGCTGCCAAGCGGTTACGTCCCAAGCTGATGACCGTATGTGTGTCATTATTCGGACTGGTACCGGTATTGTGGGCCAGCGGAGTAGGTACAGACGTTATGCAACCTATCGTATTACCTATGATTGGCGGGGTGCTCACTTCTTCCACACATATCCTGCTGGTAACGCCGCTGATCTTTTTAATGTCAAAAGAATATGAATTACGCAAGTACGGAAAATTAGAAATACATGAAGTACATCACTAA
- a CDS encoding PepSY-associated TM helix domain-containing protein translates to MSFKKINAWLHLWLGLISGIIVFIMSITGCILVFEHEIKPLISPWLHAKAPAGTPQLPPSVLFQSAQAALPGLEANSVWYGGEGRTAKVSIENSDSVVYVNPYTAEVTAIRDHEDFFHVMLDGHVWLWLPQEIGHHVTAWGTFIFFFLLISGIILWWPKKWSKANKDKSFKIKWNARFKRLNYDLHNVLGFYSLIVAAIIAFTALLMCFGWLSNGVFWVSSGGESRPPRVRAFSDTTKINVVAGLDQVDKAWRKGVTELGSYNKHEIIVAAPHDPKDAIYVCVDMINGTWRDIYLDQHTLEMLPSSGAKITDLKMADLISRTNYGLHVGAIGGITTKILYFLASLICASLPVTGFFVWWGKRNKQPIAAKRKPATRTGASMA, encoded by the coding sequence ATGAGTTTTAAGAAAATAAACGCCTGGTTGCATTTATGGCTCGGTTTGATATCGGGGATTATCGTATTTATTATGAGCATTACCGGTTGTATACTGGTATTTGAGCATGAGATCAAACCACTTATCTCACCATGGCTACATGCCAAAGCACCGGCAGGTACCCCTCAGCTGCCCCCCTCTGTTTTGTTTCAGAGCGCACAGGCAGCCCTTCCGGGACTGGAAGCCAATTCTGTTTGGTATGGCGGCGAAGGAAGAACAGCAAAAGTAAGCATCGAAAATTCAGATTCTGTGGTATACGTGAATCCTTATACGGCAGAAGTAACCGCTATCCGGGATCATGAAGACTTTTTCCATGTAATGCTGGACGGGCATGTGTGGTTATGGCTGCCACAGGAAATTGGCCATCATGTTACTGCATGGGGTACTTTCATCTTCTTCTTTTTGCTGATCAGTGGCATTATCCTCTGGTGGCCTAAAAAATGGAGCAAAGCCAACAAGGATAAGAGCTTCAAAATAAAATGGAATGCACGGTTTAAACGGCTGAATTACGATCTCCATAATGTACTGGGATTCTACTCCCTGATTGTAGCCGCTATTATCGCTTTCACCGCTTTGCTGATGTGCTTTGGCTGGTTATCCAACGGGGTATTCTGGGTAAGCTCGGGAGGCGAAAGCAGGCCTCCACGCGTACGCGCATTCTCAGATACTACAAAGATTAACGTAGTGGCTGGTTTAGACCAGGTAGATAAAGCCTGGCGAAAAGGTGTTACTGAACTCGGCAGTTATAATAAACACGAGATCATCGTAGCTGCGCCTCATGATCCTAAAGATGCTATCTATGTATGTGTGGACATGATCAATGGTACCTGGCGGGATATTTACCTGGATCAGCATACCCTGGAAATGTTACCTTCCTCCGGTGCAAAGATTACAGACCTGAAAATGGCCGACCTGATATCAAGAACCAACTATGGCCTGCACGTAGGGGCTATTGGCGGTATTACCACCAAGATCCTGTATTTCCTGGCCAGCCTTATCTGTGCCAGTTTACCGGTAACCGGATTCTTTGTGTGGTGGGGAAAAAGGAATAAGCAGCCGATCGCTGCCAAAAGAAAACCAGCTACTAGAACTGGCGCATCAATGGCGTAA
- a CDS encoding heme-binding domain-containing protein, translating into MRGLKIGLLLLLVVFLLAQFFTPAKNNGQEGGSEDITHVYAVPADVQVMLKSACYDCHSNNTAYPWYTYVQPVGWMMAAHVKEGKATLNFDTYGTYTAKRQRNKLKSIREQIIKGKMPLKSYTLMHGYAKFTAAQKDRITKWIDSTLTQNSGPVKPAR; encoded by the coding sequence ATGCGGGGACTGAAAATCGGACTATTGCTATTGCTGGTTGTTTTTCTGCTGGCACAGTTTTTTACACCGGCTAAAAACAACGGCCAGGAGGGAGGCAGTGAGGATATCACGCACGTATATGCTGTGCCTGCTGATGTGCAGGTGATGTTAAAAAGTGCTTGTTATGATTGCCATAGCAATAACACGGCATATCCCTGGTATACTTATGTACAGCCCGTAGGATGGATGATGGCAGCGCACGTCAAAGAAGGTAAAGCCACCCTGAATTTTGATACGTATGGTACTTATACGGCCAAGCGGCAGCGGAACAAACTAAAGAGCATCCGGGAACAAATTATAAAAGGCAAGATGCCCCTGAAGTCCTATACGCTGATGCATGGTTATGCAAAGTTTACGGCAGCACAAAAAGACCGGATTACAAAATGGATAGACAGCACCTTAACCCAAAACAGCGGACCGGTAAAACCAGCCCGCTGA